CACCGCCTACCCAAACAATATCGGCGGTATCTGCGACGGCTCCATCAACATACCAGGTTACCTGGCTCTGCAGAACATCGTTCGCGCTTATTGAGGATATAGTCACGTTGTAAACGCCAGCTCCCTCGTTGTTATAGGTTAAGGACCCGGTTGGGGTTTCATCGGCTCCACCGCCTCCAAAGCCCATTACCATTACGTACAAAACGGCAGCCAAAACAACGGTGATAGCGACCATCAAGATGGTAGCGATGACCGGTGAAACGGCCTTGTTGTTCAATTTCCACATTTTCTTCATGCGTATAGTCTCCTGGTAGGTCACCCTACCAAGTTCTGTTTATACATGTCAGAATATATAATTATCTGCCTGAAAA
The nucleotide sequence above comes from Methanomassiliicoccales archaeon. Encoded proteins:
- a CDS encoding archaellin/type IV pilin N-terminal domain-containing protein translates to MKKMWKLNNKAVSPVIATILMVAITVVLAAVLYVMVMGFGGGGADETPTGSLTYNNEGAGVYNVTISSISANDVLQSQVTWYVDGAVADTADIVWVGGALGTKPVISGSSIEVTFALASGAHTVALLYNDSNNNIATLTINVA